The Flavobacterium faecale genomic sequence TCAAAACCACGATGCGCATCACTTGCCCCAAAGACAATTTTCGAAATCTGACTCCAATACAAAGCTCCTGCGCACATTTGGCAAGGCTCGAGTGTTACATATAAGGTACAATCTTTTAGATATTTGCCACCCAAAAAATTGGCAGCAGCAGTAATGGCTTGCATTTCGGCATGAGCTGTAACGTCATGCAGTAATTCGGTAAGGTTGTGCGAACGGGCAATAATGCGATCGTCTACAACCACAATAGCACCCACGGGAATTTCACCTTTTTCAAAAGCGGCTTCGGCTTCTTGCAAAGCACGTTTCATAAAGTATTCGTCAGTGAAAGGGTTTATCATCTTGCAAAAGTAGGGTTTTGAAGTTGTTTTTATTACAAAATTAAATCATAACTCCTGTTTCGACCTTCTCCTTTTGGAATCAAAATTCCGTTTTCGGTTAAATCTTGTAAATCTCTGGTTGCAGTAGCTCTGGAGGTTTTGGTGATCGAAATGTATTTTAAAGCCGTCATGCCACCTTTAAAACCAGAAATTCCATTTTCGAACATTTTTAATATTGCTTTCGTTTGTCTTTCGTTCATTTGGTTTTTAAAAGTATCCATAAACTTGGTTTTACTTAGAGTGAATAAAACCGTCTGTTTGGCATTTTGTTGTGATTCCAAAATTAAATTTGAAAAATATAAAATCCAATCTGTAATGATAAGAGTTTGTTGTGCTTCTTTTAGAGACTGATAATATTGCTTTTTATTTTGCTCAATAGTACTCGAAAGACTCATTAAAACAGGCCTATTGAGTGATTCCGAAAGACATTTATCGGCAATCGCTCTTCCTATTCTACCATTTCCATCTTCAAACGGATGAATGCTTTCAAAATACAAATGTGAAATAGCAGTTTTGATTAATGCTTTTTTAATATCCGTCGCTGTTAATTTAAACTCATTGTACCATTCGATAAAAACGCTCATCTCTTCAGGAATTCGGTAGGATGGAGGTGCTTCATAATGAATAATTTCTTTTCCAAAACGACCTGAAACGATTTGCATTGGGGCTTCTCCTTTTCGATAATCACCTGGATTAACATGTTTGGAATATTCCATCAGAATAGCATGCCATTGCTTTATGGTAGATTCAGTCAACTTTTCAGAATACGATTGACGAACGGTTACCATTAATTTTCCAACTCCTTGAGCATTTTTGTCTCGAATGTTCTCAAAAACATCTCTATGACCTAGATTTTTCTTTATAGAAGACATTACATCTTGGCGGCTGAAAAACTCTCCTTCGATTTCAGATGTTTTAATAGCTTCTGAAATCATAAATTGTAAAATGGTTTCTTGTTGAATATCAGTAGATAATGAATCAACAAGTCCTTTTAGTTCTCCTGTTTCTAAAGCAAAAGCAATGCATAACGAATCTAAAACCGAATCGTCAAATGTAAAATTAGGCCAGTTTGGTAGTTGCCAATTGTAGTGCATGAGGTGTTAAATCGAATTATTCGCCTCAAATATAGTTATTTTTTGAGGCAATTAATGATTTTATTCGCCTCAATTTGTACATTTCAATTGTTTTAGGTAATTATTTAGGGTTGGAATTCAATTCTACTTTCAAAAACAAAATTAGATTTAAAACCGTAAATTTGCTTTTTTGATCTCCATAATGAAAAGCAATTTACTAGAACATATCCACAACCCAACCGATTTGCGTCTTTTGACCGAATCACAATTGCCACAATTGGCGCAAGAACTCCGTGATTTTATTATTGGTGTCGTTGCTGTAAAAGAGGGACATTTGGGAGCCAGTTTGGGCGTGGTGGAGTTGACTGTTGCTTTGCACTACGTTTTTAATACCCCCGAAGATTTATTGATTTGGGATGTAGGGCACCAAGCCTACGGCCACAAAATCTTGACCGAAAGAAGAGAATTATTCGATACTAATAGACAATTAGGAGGTATATCGGGTTTTCCAAAAAGAAGCGAAAGTATTTATGATGCCTTTGGTGTGGGACATTCTTCTACATCTATTTCGGCAGCTTTGGGAATGGCAATTGCCTCCAACCTCAAAGGCGAATTCGACAAACAACACATTGCAGTAATCGGAGATGCGTCTATCGCATCCGGAATGGCGTTTGAAGGTCTGAATCATGCAGGAGTTACCGATGCCAATTTATTAGTAATTCTAAACGACAACGCCATCGGAATTGACCCTAGCGTAGGAGCGTTAAAAAATTATTTGACTGCCGTAAAAACCGGAAAAAATCACCGTCAGAATAACATGATCAAATCGTTGAATTTTGATTATTCGGGCCCCATTGATGGGAATGATATTTTTGCTGTGGTAAACGAACTTAAGCGTTTGCAAAAAATTAAAGGACCAAAATTTCTACATATAATTACAACCAAAGGCAAAGGGCTTAAACAAGCTGAAGAGGACCAAGTGAAATATCATGCTCCAGGAAAGTTTGATGCTTTGTCAGGTGAAATTCTACTAAAATCTGAGGCAAATTTACCACCAAAATACCAAGATGTATTTGGGCTCACAATTTTGGATTTAGCCAGGATAAATAAAAAAATTATCGGTATTACTCCCGCAATGCCCTCAGGAAGTTCCTTGAAATTTATGATGGAGGCTTTGCCAGAGCGTGCCTTTGATGTTGGTATTGCCGAGCAACATGCGGTTACATTGGCTGCAGGTATGGCGACCCAAGGCATGATCGTATATTGTAATATCTACTCGACTTTTTTACAACGAGCTTATGATCAGGTGATACACGATGTAGCCATTCAAAATTTACCTGTCATCTTTTGTTTGGATAGGGCAGGGTTGGTAGGCGAGGATGGCGCTACACATCACGGTCTGTTTGACGTTGCGTACTTACGCTGCATTCCGAATATGGTGATTTATGCACCTTTGAACGAAATTGATTTACAGAATATATTGTACACGGTACAATTGGGAATTGATTTTCCTATTGCTATACGTTACCCACGTGGACGCGGCGTGACACCTACATGGCAGAAAGAATTTTTTGGTAACTATTCCAAAATTGAAATAGGTCAGTCGAAATGCTTGAAAAAAGGAAATAAGATTGCAGTATTGTCTAATGGAACAATCGGGAAGAATGTTATAGCTGCTTTGCAGGCGCTAGAACAGCCGGATGCATTGGCGCATTATGATTTTTCATTCGTTAAACCTTTAGACGAAAAAGCATTACATGAGATTTTTGTAACTTTCGAAAAAATTATAACAATTGAGGATGGCACAGTAATTGGTGGCTTTGGCGCAGCAGTTTTGGACTTTGGATCAAAACATCAATACAATGTTGCAATTGAAAAATTGGGAGTTCCAGATCAATTTATTGAACAAGGTACTGTAGATGAATTGCAACAAATATGTAAAATAGACGTTAGTAGTTTGAAATCCCTTTTTTTAGGTTTAATAAAATAATAAAGAATAAAAAAAATAAAAAGCTCATAATGAAACAGTTTTCAATCCTTTTATTGTGTTTAGTTATAAGTACAAGCATATTTTCTCAAAAAATAATCACCACTTTGGTACCTCCTGCAGGACTCAATGACAGTATTTCACATTGGGAAAAGAAAAATAAAATTACATTTTCGATTTCTGAGATTTTATTTGTGAATTGGAATGCAGGTGGGGTAAGCTCCATTTCTGGATTAATGCGTACACAGTTTAATCGAAATTATAGTAACGAAAATACGCGTTGGGCAAACGAGTTGATTATGCGATATGGTTTGAACAAACAAGACGGAATTGAGCTTCGAAAAACAGAAGACGCTTTTCAATTTAGCTCGACCTTTGGATATCGCGAAAACGAAAAATCACATTGGTATCACAGTGCCAAGTTTAATTTTAACACACAGTTTACTGACGGATTTAAATATCCAAATACTGATATATCTGTTTCTGGACCTTTTGCTCCTGCTTATTCCTTTTTGGGGGTAGGTGCAGAATATGCATCAGATAAAAAAGACCGTTTGTTTTATTTCTCTCCATTTACCTCAAAAGTAACATTTGTTGGAAATCAACGTTTGGCAGATGGCGGATCCTTTGGTGTGCCAAAAGCAATTTATGATGATGAAGGTGTTTTGGTACAGCACGGAAAGAAATTTAAGTCAGAGTTAGGTACCTTAATTACAGCTTACTACAAAAAGCAAATTGCCAAAAATATCAATCTAGAAAATCGCTTGAGTTTATATTCTGACTACATCAATAAATACGGAAATGTAGATATCGATTATGATTTGGTATTAGATTTAGTAGTCAATCAATATGTACGAACCAATATAGGTATCCATGTGGTGTATGATGATGATATAAAATCTAAGGACGAAATTAATGGTGAACAAGTCACTGTTGGGCCAAAAACGCAATTGAAACAAGTTTTGGGTGTGGGTATGACCTATACTTTTTAGAAATTAATTAGGGGTACAAAATATTCTGGTCTAGCCCCAATGGTAGCAAAGTATTCTTTTATCTTGTGGTGACGGGGTGAACCACAAGATAAAAGATACTGCATCCCGAAGTGTCGGGAGCGGGATAACTCGTCATTTGAACCGAAATCGTCATGCTCCTTAAAATCTAAATTCCTTTTTTACCGTTGATTGTGTTGAACAATTCAAGTGCGTTTCCATCTGTTAGTAACGAAATGTAGTGGCAAATGTGTAGCAATCGCTCATATAAGTTTTCCTTATTCAAATGGTGTTTTTCAGGTAATAATTTCATGATCAGCGCATCATAATTGGAGGCGGTACCGTTGTGGTTATTGTCAAAAGCGGTTATGAATTTGTCCAAAAGCGTTTGGATGATTTGGTAGCCAACAATTTCTTTTTCGATTACTTCTCTACTTTGATAAATTTTATCAACACTCAAATTGATAATATCTTGCATTTGCGCTTTGTACTTGCTTTTTTCCATAATCGAATAGGGGAATTCACCTGCCAGGATAGCGTCTTCATTGGCAATAAATACATTGACCGCATCGTTAATCAAGCTACCAATGGCTAATGCACGTAAATAACTTATGCGATCTTCTTTGGTCTCTAGCGTTTTATATTTTGAACTGTCGATGCTGTCTTTTACCAATTTGATAAGGTATTCTAGCGCAAAATCTTCAGATACTAGTCCGAGATTGATTCCGTCTTCAAAGTCGATAATCGTATAACAAATATCATCGGCGGCCTCAACCAAATAAGCTAGAGGATGCCTCTCAAAACCAATGTCATCACCCGATTTGTTGGGAATCATACCAAGATCGGATGCTACTTCTTGAAAAAAATCTTTGTCGGTTTGAAAAAAGCCATATTTTTTGTCGGCTATATTTTTTGTTGGCTTTTTAGGTAAGCTTTCTTTTGGGTATTTGGTAAACGCTCCAAGGGTCGCAAACGAGATGCGTAGACCGCCTTCGATACCTGGACGGCTACCCGTGAGGACTGTGAAACCGTTTGCATTTCCTTCAAAGTCAACTAAATCTTGCCATTGTTTGGCCGTTAGGTTTTCTTTGTATTTCTGCCCGTTTCCTATAGAGAAATATTCTCCAATTGCTTTTTCTCCTGAGTGTCCAAAGGGTGGGTTTCCTATATCATGTGCCAAGGATGCAGCGGCTACAATTGCACCAAAATCGTTCATGTGAAAACCGTGAACTTCTTTGAGGTGTGGGTGTTTTTCAATTACTTTTTTTCCAACCAATCGTCCCAAAGAGCGACCAACTACAGATACTTCCAAACTATGCGTTAAGCGCGTGTGCACAAAATCGGTTTTTGAGAGCGGAATAACTTGTGTTTTATCTTGTAAACTTCTAAAGGCGGCCGAAAAGATAATACGGTCATAATCAACCTCAAAGCCCAATCGGGTGTCGTCTTGTTCAATTCGTAATCGTTTCCCTTTGTCGCCTTGACGTTTTAATGATAGTAATTGTTCCCAGTTCATGCTGTTGTCGAAATAAATTTGGATTGGTTTCAAAGATACTTAAAAGCCCGTAATCCCAATAATTTTGTAAGGAATTCTAAAAGTCTACGACTATATGGTAGATTTGAACTACATTGTATCACTTAATTTATATCCAAAATAAAATGCTATACACCGGCCAGCTTAATGAATTTGTACGATTAGCCGAAATTGACGCCTCTAATTGCGATTTGCTCAAAGAAAAAGTGAGCGAAAGTTTGAGCGTTATTTGGTGCCAAGAGGATATGAAAGTCAATGTTGATGGTAGCGATTATATTTTTCCCGAAAACACGGTTTTATTTCTAACCGAGTACCACAAAGTCACAATTGTATCGGTTACTAAAGCTCGTTTGGTTCGATTTAATCGGGCTTTTTATTGCATTTCTGATCATGATAACGAGGTGGGTTGCAAAGGGATTCTGTTTTTTGGAGCTTCACAATTTCCAAAAATTACGATTCCAGATAACGAAGTTGAAAAATTTGAAGTGCTGTGGAGAATGTTTTCTATCGAAATGGAATCCAAAGATAATCTCCAAAACGATATGCTTCAAATGATGCTCAAACGTTTACTAATTCTCAGTACCCGAATCTATAAAGAGCAAACAGAACTTACTTCTTTCGATAAAAATCAATTGGATATTGTGCGAGAATACAATTATTTGGTCGAAAGCCATTTTAAAACCAAACACCAAGTTGCCGATTATGCAGAGATGTTGAATAAAAGTCCCAAGACACTTTCGAACCTCTTCAAAAAGTACAATGAAAAATCACCTTTACAAATTATTCAAGCTCGATTAGTTCTTGAAGCACGTAGGTTGTTGCATTATTCGGACTTGAGCATCAAAGAAATTGCTTATGAAGTGGGTTATGAAGATATTCAAGCCTTTAGTAAGTTTTTCAAAAAGAACGAGGGCGTTTCGCCTTCAGATTTCAAAAAATCTATTGCTAGTTAAATTTGTGTTGTGTTCTGAATAGGTGATTTAAGAAAAAAGATGCTATATGTAGTTTATCTTTTATAAAGTCGTATTTTTGATTTTAAGTCCATCCTAAGGGCTAACCAAATGATGAATCCAAAGATACAAGCTCCCTTAATTCGAATTGAACCTCCTTTTTGGTATGCAGGAATGCAGGAAAAAGAATTGCAGATTTTGTTCTATGGGGATGCCATTGGTCAGTATTTTATAGAAACATCTGAAAAAGGAATTATTACTAAAGTTACTAAAACAGACAATCCTAGATTTTTGTTTGTAACTATAAATGTAAAATGGGATTATGCCAAGGAGATTATCTTTATTTTTAAACGCAATACCAAAACTGTATTTACTCAAAAATACTGTATCAAACAACGAAGAGAAAACGCAGCAGACCGCAAAGGTTTTGATTCCTCAGATGTTGTTTATCTCATTATGCCCGATCGTTTTTGTAACGGCAATGGGCCAAATGATAATGACAAAACTACTAATGAAAAGTACAATAGAGATTTGCCTGGCGGTAGGCATGGCGGTGATTTAAATGGTATAATTAAAGAGCTTGATTATATAAAAGCCATTGGTGCTACTGCGATTTGGAATACTCCTGTATGCTTGGATGATGAACATGAATTTTCGTATCATACCTACGCACAGTCAGATGTGTATAGGGTTGATCCCCGTTATGGAACCAATGATGATTATGTGCGTTTGTCTGCAGAATTGCACAAGCGAGGCATGAAGTTAATACACGATTATGTGACCAATCATTGGGGTTTGGAGCATTGGTTGGTAAAAGATCTGCCCACTAGAGATTGGATTAATGTTTTTGAAACCTATACTGAAACCAATCACAAACGCACCACAGTTATTGACGTTAATGCCTCAAAAATTGATCGTCAGCAGTGTCTTGAAGGTTGGTTTGTACCTACTATGCCCGACCTGAATATTGCCAATCCTTTGGTGCTGAAGTATCTGACTCAAAATGCAATTTGGTGGATTGAGTATGCTGATTTGGATGGACTTCGAATTGATACCTTTAATTATGCCGAACCTTTGCAGATGGTCAAATGGACCAATGCGATCATGAAAGAGTATCCGAATTTTAATATGGTGGGCGAAATTACACAGCGCAATCATGGTATTTTGGCGTATTGGCAGAAGGATAGTAAAACAGGCGAAATCCATAACTTTAATTCCAATTTGCCTTCATTAATGGATTTTTCACTTTGTGATGCCTTGCAAATGGTTTTTAATGAAGATGACGGAAGTTGGGATAGAGGAATGACACGAATATATGATTCGCTAACATTTGACTTTTTATATCCAAACCCACATAATTTGATGATTTTTGCTGAAAATCATGATTCAAAACGACTGAATTATTGCTACAACAATGACTTAAAAAAATACAAACTTGCAATGGTTGTACTTGCAACTGTGCGCGGAATTCCGCAATTGTATTACGGCTCAGAAATTGGAATGGCGGGTGACCAATATATTGGTGATGCAGATATTCGACAGGATTTTCCTGGGGGATGGGATGGCGACGAAATAAATGCTTTTGATCCGAATCTAAGAACAGAAGAGCAAAAGTCGTATTTTGAATTTACTCGAAAACTTTTTCAATGGCGCAAGACCCGACCTGAAATCCATTTTGGTAAAACAACACATTATATTCCAGAGGATAATATCTACGTTTATTTTCGATACAATGAAGATGATTCTGTAATGGTGATCATCAATAATAATCGTGAAGAACGAACGATTGCTACAAAGCGATTTAATGAAAATCTAGAAAAATACACCACAGGTACTTCTGTATTTACCAACCGATCGACTGACCTAAAAAATGATTTAACGATAAAAGGCAAATCATTTTTGATTTTAGAATTGCATCAAGCGCAATAAAACAATACAAAACCAGTACTGATTCACTTCTATACTTTGCTTACCTTTGTGCCAAATTCAACTTCATGTTAAAAATTGGTCATCGCGGCGCACGTGGATACGAACCCGAAAACACACTAATCAGTTTTCAAAAAGCACTCGATATGGGTGTGGACGGGATAGAGCTTGATGTGCATTTGTCTGCTGACGGATTGGTTGTTGTAATTCATGATGAGACGGTAGATCGCACGACAGATGGATCGGGTTTGGTAAACGAAAAGACCTATGAACAATTGAGTCACTTTCGAATAGAAAAAAATCAAAATATTCCAACACTAAAAGAAGTTTTGGATTTGGTGGATCGAAAGTGTTTTGTTAATATCGAATTGAAAGGAAATGGTACCGCAGCACCCGTTGTAGCAATGATTCAGGAGTATGTACAAGTTCAGAAATGGAGCTATGATGACTTTATTGTGTCAAGTTTTGAGTGGAAAATGCTATCGGAAACAGTTGCTTTAGATTCGAATATTCCTATTGCCGTTTTGACAGAAACTACTATAGCAGCTGCCTTGGATTTTGCTAAAAAAATAAAAGCAAGAGCGATTAATCCTGATTTTATATTGCTGGAGATAGGGACTACAGAACAACTGCAACGAGAAGGTTTTAAGGTATATCCTTGGACAGTGAATGAGATTGAAGACATAAAAACAATACAAAATTACGGTGTGGACGGAATTATTTCTGATTTTCCAGATCGAATACAATAACATATGAACCAAAATTTTGATATCATAATAGTAGGTGGTGGAGCGGCCGGTTTTTTTACAGCAATTAATATAGCCGAGAAAAACAAAAAGCTGAAAATTGCCATTTTAGAACGCGGAAAAGAAGTCTTGTCCAAGGTTCGTATATCCGGTGGTGGACGTTGCAACGTGACGCATGCTTGCTTTGAACCCAATGAATTGGTGAAGTTTTATCCTCGTGGCGAAAAAGAATTACGAGGTCCTTTTCATCAATTTTGTTCAGGAGATACTATCGAATGGTTTGAAAAACATGGTGTAGCACTCAAAATTGAAGAAGATGGGCGTATGTTTCCAGTATCCAATTCGTCTCAAACAATTATTGATTGCTTCTTACAAGCAACTCAAAAATTAGGTATTTCGGTACTCACAGGGCAAAGCGTACAATCAATTTATAATAAAGAAGGATTGTGGCAGATCGAAAGCCAAAACGAAAAATACTTGACCGAAAAACTCATTTTGGCTACCGGTAGCAATCCTAAAGTTTGGGAAATGCTGCAAAATTTTGGTCATGCCATTGTAGAGCCCGTACCTTCATTATTTACATTTAATATCAAAGACTCTCGGATTAAAGAGTTGCCGGGCGTTTCGGCGCTTGCCACGGTGACAGTAAAAGATACTAAATTGGTTTCTACAGGGCCGCTGTTAATCACACATTGGGGTATGAGCGGACCTGCGATTTTGAAACTTTCGGCTTGGGGTGCGCGCATATTACATGATAAGAATTATCAGTTTACGGTTTATGTCAATTGGCTCAACGACTTGGATACTGAAGATGTCGAAAAAGTATTAAAAACGCTTAAACAAGAACACGCTAAAAAAATGGTGTCCAAAAAATCACCTTTTGAAATCACTAATCGATTGTGGGAAAGCTTAGTACTTGCTTCGGGAATACAGTCTGAAACTAAATGGGCTGATTTGTCTAAACTACAAATGCAAGAATTGGGACAACAACTCATCAAAGGAACATTTCAAGTCAATGGAAAAAGTACGTTTAAAGAAGAATTTGTAACTGCGGGCGGAATAAACCTTAAAGAAATCAACTTCAAAACTATGGAAAGTAAATTACATGCTAACCTGTACTTTGCGGGCGAAATTGTAAATATTGACGCCATCACAGGTGGTTTTAATTTCCAAAATGCATGGACCAGTGGTTTTATTTTGGCAGATAATTTGGTGTAACACGCTGAGGTTAGTGCTTAATTAACAATAATTTATAGGTTAGTCGGTATTTGATAGAGAAGAATCTTATATTTTTACTCCGTTAGTATATCCATGATTCTTATGAAAATAAAATTACTTTGCATACTGTTGTTATTTATAGCTCAATTAGGCTATTCGCAAATTATTAAGGGTAAGGTAACCTCAAATAATTATCCAGCAATCGATGTAGAGATTATCAATGCAACCACAAAAACGATAGCGGTATCTGATAGTCAAGGCGAGTTTACGATTACTGCAAAAAACAATGATGAGATTTTATTTATTTCTAAAAATCATGAGTCAAAAAAGTTGGTTATGAATCCCTTACTTTTTACAAATAACGAGTTAGTAGTCGATTTAGTTTTAAAAGCCGAGCAGTTAAAGGAAGTAAAGATAACCAATATGGCATCTATAAAATTAGGTCAAGCTGATTGGGAGCAGCAAAAGCTTGATGATTATGATGTACAAAAAAATGCAGTAAAGCCTAATGTTCAGGGTGTTTATATGGGTGGGATTCCAAACGGAATGAACTTCGTACGTATTGCCGGAATGGTTGCTAATCTCTTTAAGAAAGACAAAGATCCTCAGAAAAAGGAAAAAGAACTCCTAGACTTTAAAACGTTTACAGATCAAAATTGCAAGAGCAACTATTTTACCCAAACCTTAGGTCTAAAAGTCGAAGAAGTTGAACTTTTTAAAGAATACTGCACAGCTGATCCTCTTGCTTCACAAATTGTGAGCGAAAATAATAAGTTGCGCTTAATGGATTTTTTATTCGAAAAGAGTATTAGTTTTAAAAAATTATAATGCTACCATTTAATAAATTTCCAATGTATTTATTTAACAAATAATCATTCTTAGAATGCATTATTGAATAAGGGGATTATGTATTTTTACTTACAATTTAATAGATTTAAAATCATGAAAATAAAATTACTGCTTATTCTTGTTGTAGCGCTAAACACAGTTGGCTATGCCCAAACGAATAAAATGCTACGCGGGAAAGTGTTTTTTCAGAATTTCGTTTTAGAAAATGTAGATGTGATCAATGCAACATCATACGCAAGTGCTAGAACAAATTTTAAAGGAGAGTTTACTTTGGCTGCTAGCGTAAATGACAGTATTCTTTTTTATAGTAAAGATTTTAATTTAAAGGGTATCAAGCTAAGTTCTGAGGATATAGAGCAAAATAATATGGTTATCCTGATTGACAAAAAAGCAGAAGAATTGAAGGAAGTAGTTATTCATCAAATTAATGTGGATTGGAAATTTGACAAGATATGGGAAGAAAATAAAAGAGATGAAGTGACCTTGTATCGCAATGAGAATAAAATTAAAAATCCTGGAGTGAACGATGGTAGTATTGATAAACCACTTGATTTGGTCAAGGTAGGGAAACTGCTATTTGGAGATTTGTTTAAGGCAAAAAAGAAAGGTGATGACAGCACGATTGACTTTAAAAAAGCAGCGGTTTGTCAATTTGATCAAAAATTTTTCACTGAAAAATTAAAATTAAAGAAAGAAGAAGTTGGTTCGTTTCTTGATTTTTGCGATTTTGACCCCGAATCCAAAGCGGTTATGTCTGAAAAATCAAACTCACTTCTTTTTATGGAATATTTGTTTAAGAAAAACGCGGAGTTCAAAAAATTACACGCACCAAATTAGCAATGTTGCCCTGCTAGATAGGAGTTGTTATTTTGAAGGTTGTCAACCGATACTGTCTACCTGTTCAACCACCAAATACTACCATTTAAAACCATGGCAAAACTTACCCAAGCCAAATACGGAAGGAATAAATAACCTGCAATTTTATTAATTTTTATAAATTGGATGTAGGTCTCATAGATAAACAACCACAATATGATGATTTCGAGTGCTGCTAATAATGGATTTTGAAGTCCGAAAAATAAATACGACCAAAGCGCATTTAGCCCTAGTTGTATCGCAAAGGATATCAGTGCTTTCTTGACTATTGTTTGTTCATATTCCATACGGTCCCATACCAATCCCGCTGCAACCCCCATCATGATGTAAAGCATGCTCCAAACCGGTGCAAAAATCCAATTGGGTGGATTGAAAACTGGTTTTATCAAAGTAGGGTACCAAGTCGTAATAGCAGAGCGAGTTACCGTGCCTGAGAAATAGCCAATAGCCAAACAAGTGACTACAACAGTAAGTATTTTGGTGATTTTGTTCATGAGATAGTATTATAAAAGGCCAAATTTACTCAAAATTATGGTAGTAATAAATCAATTGGGTATAATAGAGATAGCACAAAAAAAGTATCTTTGCCTAAAAATTGACTTTCATGTTTTTAGATACTGATTTTATTCCGTCCAATTACACTCAAATTATAGAAAAAGGAGCTTTCCAGTGGACTGCACCGAGTAATATTGCCTTGGTAAAATACTGGGGTAAAAAAGCCAATCAAATTCCGGCCAATCCTTCGGTTAGTTTTACTTTAAACAACTGTAAAACGATTACGAAGCTGGCATTCGAGGCTAAAAAAAATGACGGAAGTTTTTCTTTTGACTTACTTTTCGAAGGAAAACCTAAGGAAGACTTTAAACCAAAAATCAATAAGTTTTTTGAGCGAGTAGCAGTTTATTTGCCCTTTTTAAAAGACTATCACTTTGTCATTGATACTGAGAACACTTTTCCGCACAGTTCAGGTATAGCCTCTTCGGCCTCTGGTATGGCGGCTTTGGCAATGAATTTAATGAGTGTAGAAAAAGCACTTATTCCAGAGATGACTAATGATTATTTTTATCAGAAAGCATCGTTTTTGGCTCGATTAGGGTCAGGTAGTGCCTGCAGAAGTGTGAAAGGTCAAATTGTAACTTGGGGAAAACAAGCCAATATAGACGGGACCACAGATTTATATGGAGTAGAATATCCGTATGCGGTTCATTCTATTTTTAATGATTTTCAAGATACCATTTTACTAGTTGATAAAGGCGAAAAGCAAGTCTCGAGCACCTTAGGTCACGACCTGATGCATGATCACCCATATGCTGAGCGTCGTTTTGCACAAGCACATGAA encodes the following:
- a CDS encoding AraC family transcriptional regulator, giving the protein MLYTGQLNEFVRLAEIDASNCDLLKEKVSESLSVIWCQEDMKVNVDGSDYIFPENTVLFLTEYHKVTIVSVTKARLVRFNRAFYCISDHDNEVGCKGILFFGASQFPKITIPDNEVEKFEVLWRMFSIEMESKDNLQNDMLQMMLKRLLILSTRIYKEQTELTSFDKNQLDIVREYNYLVESHFKTKHQVADYAEMLNKSPKTLSNLFKKYNEKSPLQIIQARLVLEARRLLHYSDLSIKEIAYEVGYEDIQAFSKFFKKNEGVSPSDFKKSIAS
- a CDS encoding NAD(P)/FAD-dependent oxidoreductase, with the translated sequence MNQNFDIIIVGGGAAGFFTAINIAEKNKKLKIAILERGKEVLSKVRISGGGRCNVTHACFEPNELVKFYPRGEKELRGPFHQFCSGDTIEWFEKHGVALKIEEDGRMFPVSNSSQTIIDCFLQATQKLGISVLTGQSVQSIYNKEGLWQIESQNEKYLTEKLILATGSNPKVWEMLQNFGHAIVEPVPSLFTFNIKDSRIKELPGVSALATVTVKDTKLVSTGPLLITHWGMSGPAILKLSAWGARILHDKNYQFTVYVNWLNDLDTEDVEKVLKTLKQEHAKKMVSKKSPFEITNRLWESLVLASGIQSETKWADLSKLQMQELGQQLIKGTFQVNGKSTFKEEFVTAGGINLKEINFKTMESKLHANLYFAGEIVNIDAITGGFNFQNAWTSGFILADNLV
- a CDS encoding glycerophosphodiester phosphodiesterase, with protein sequence MLKIGHRGARGYEPENTLISFQKALDMGVDGIELDVHLSADGLVVVIHDETVDRTTDGSGLVNEKTYEQLSHFRIEKNQNIPTLKEVLDLVDRKCFVNIELKGNGTAAPVVAMIQEYVQVQKWSYDDFIVSSFEWKMLSETVALDSNIPIAVLTETTIAAALDFAKKIKARAINPDFILLEIGTTEQLQREGFKVYPWTVNEIEDIKTIQNYGVDGIISDFPDRIQ
- a CDS encoding TspO/MBR family protein; the encoded protein is MNKITKILTVVVTCLAIGYFSGTVTRSAITTWYPTLIKPVFNPPNWIFAPVWSMLYIMMGVAAGLVWDRMEYEQTIVKKALISFAIQLGLNALWSYLFFGLQNPLLAALEIIILWLFIYETYIQFIKINKIAGYLFLPYLAWVSFAMVLNGSIWWLNR
- a CDS encoding glycoside hydrolase family 13 protein — translated: MMNPKIQAPLIRIEPPFWYAGMQEKELQILFYGDAIGQYFIETSEKGIITKVTKTDNPRFLFVTINVKWDYAKEIIFIFKRNTKTVFTQKYCIKQRRENAADRKGFDSSDVVYLIMPDRFCNGNGPNDNDKTTNEKYNRDLPGGRHGGDLNGIIKELDYIKAIGATAIWNTPVCLDDEHEFSYHTYAQSDVYRVDPRYGTNDDYVRLSAELHKRGMKLIHDYVTNHWGLEHWLVKDLPTRDWINVFETYTETNHKRTTVIDVNASKIDRQQCLEGWFVPTMPDLNIANPLVLKYLTQNAIWWIEYADLDGLRIDTFNYAEPLQMVKWTNAIMKEYPNFNMVGEITQRNHGILAYWQKDSKTGEIHNFNSNLPSLMDFSLCDALQMVFNEDDGSWDRGMTRIYDSLTFDFLYPNPHNLMIFAENHDSKRLNYCYNNDLKKYKLAMVVLATVRGIPQLYYGSEIGMAGDQYIGDADIRQDFPGGWDGDEINAFDPNLRTEEQKSYFEFTRKLFQWRKTRPEIHFGKTTHYIPEDNIYVYFRYNEDDSVMVIINNNREERTIATKRFNENLEKYTTGTSVFTNRSTDLKNDLTIKGKSFLILELHQAQ